A window from Halomicrobium urmianum encodes these proteins:
- a CDS encoding DUF7305 domain-containing protein: MGRIADTDGDGDDEVTAQPLGRVIYEQGGQTLAYQGGGIFELAAGADDSSVVSAPGFQYQYRNGQQTLSLPLVRIDGDATGSDISLSKTGSQQRGFPSASCLEDDTSDVPDSTVSPEALRNPVQEDYTVKITVRSEFYRAWGTTFERRTDGSVTYDDGDGEVTLERDGSSPPGGGVAAGPITGVMFTGSGSITNVGRIDSYRSDAGGYPTAASFPRRTNGDVVATGTIDLSESPEIGGDLEVGGDFVGTNSFVVHGDATIGGSSDVDNSGEFGGSVSVADAFDMGTGVSNLVTIGDDVIVGGDFVQLHAATVDGSIYVNGALMDNGNDFYVHNSGGIDGSVVASGPIDLNESGAERDAEITGDIVSTGGSVEIGDGVSFDNSDSWSEVHAAGTVYVNDSESTVTYDADVVAGGDVIVESGATVDGDVHASGDVYVYGDVEDDHEVVAGGTVTGESGDGGTPRTPDSPSIPSPRSPDIPSNAPAEDFIDPVRSMEVEPADSDSDSDISDIETWDGCDRSPSNPCTLSAGEYHLDQMRITDGGRLDVETDSGDVDIHVEGGSHGWEMQDGEVNVRGGGEVNITVESEGVNLISNSEINVEDGSQVNVYVNGHPFDVQDTNVDVQDDDARIEVAMDGGDITFGGGAEITTQNDNASQFLVYTMPSARINTNGGASITGVLYGADGSGGGTDYQLTNQVELFGAIVGESDSINTDAKIHFDETLEARTGVGGGGGGGSGSQSERVGFLHVTTTTVTADDA; this comes from the coding sequence GTGGGTCGGATAGCGGACACTGACGGCGATGGCGACGACGAAGTCACCGCCCAGCCCCTCGGACGAGTGATCTACGAGCAGGGCGGCCAGACGCTCGCGTATCAGGGTGGCGGCATCTTCGAGTTGGCGGCGGGCGCCGACGACAGCTCCGTCGTCTCCGCGCCCGGCTTCCAGTACCAGTACCGGAACGGACAGCAGACACTCTCGTTGCCGCTCGTCCGCATCGACGGCGACGCGACGGGAAGCGACATCTCGCTCAGCAAGACGGGCAGCCAGCAGCGAGGGTTCCCGAGCGCGAGTTGCCTCGAGGACGACACGAGCGACGTACCCGACAGCACCGTCTCGCCGGAGGCACTTCGAAACCCGGTGCAGGAGGACTACACCGTCAAGATCACCGTCCGAAGCGAGTTCTACCGCGCCTGGGGGACGACGTTCGAGCGTCGGACGGACGGGAGCGTGACCTACGACGACGGCGACGGCGAGGTGACGCTCGAACGGGACGGGTCGTCGCCGCCCGGCGGCGGGGTTGCCGCTGGTCCGATTACCGGGGTCATGTTCACCGGGTCAGGGTCGATCACGAACGTCGGCCGGATCGACAGCTATCGCTCGGACGCCGGCGGCTATCCGACGGCCGCTTCGTTCCCGCGCCGGACGAACGGGGACGTCGTCGCGACCGGTACTATCGACCTCTCCGAGAGTCCGGAGATCGGTGGCGACCTCGAAGTCGGTGGCGACTTCGTCGGAACGAATTCCTTCGTCGTCCACGGGGACGCCACTATCGGCGGCTCGTCCGACGTCGACAACAGCGGCGAGTTCGGGGGGAGCGTCTCCGTCGCGGACGCGTTCGATATGGGGACGGGCGTATCCAACCTGGTGACCATCGGCGACGACGTCATCGTGGGCGGGGACTTCGTCCAGCTCCACGCGGCGACCGTGGACGGATCGATCTACGTGAACGGCGCGCTGATGGACAACGGGAACGACTTCTACGTCCACAACAGCGGTGGGATCGACGGCTCGGTCGTGGCCAGCGGACCGATCGACCTCAACGAATCCGGGGCGGAACGCGACGCCGAGATCACGGGCGATATCGTCTCGACCGGCGGGAGCGTCGAGATCGGTGACGGCGTCTCGTTCGACAATTCGGACTCGTGGAGCGAAGTGCACGCGGCCGGGACAGTGTACGTCAACGACTCCGAGTCCACGGTCACGTACGACGCGGACGTCGTCGCCGGCGGCGACGTGATCGTCGAGAGCGGCGCGACCGTCGACGGCGACGTGCACGCGAGCGGCGACGTCTACGTGTACGGCGACGTCGAGGACGACCACGAGGTGGTCGCGGGCGGGACCGTCACGGGCGAGTCGGGCGACGGCGGCACGCCCAGAACGCCGGACTCCCCGTCCATCCCGAGTCCGCGGTCGCCGGACATCCCGTCGAACGCGCCGGCCGAGGACTTCATCGACCCGGTGCGATCCATGGAGGTGGAGCCCGCCGACAGTGATAGTGATAGCGACATCAGCGACATCGAAACCTGGGACGGTTGCGACCGGTCCCCGTCGAACCCCTGCACGCTCTCCGCCGGCGAGTACCACCTCGACCAGATGCGGATCACCGACGGGGGACGGCTGGACGTCGAGACGGATTCCGGCGACGTCGACATCCACGTCGAAGGGGGATCCCACGGCTGGGAGATGCAGGACGGCGAGGTCAACGTCCGGGGAGGCGGTGAAGTGAACATCACCGTCGAGAGCGAAGGCGTCAATCTGATCAGCAACAGCGAGATCAACGTCGAAGACGGGAGCCAGGTCAACGTGTACGTCAACGGGCACCCGTTCGACGTACAGGACACGAACGTCGACGTTCAGGACGACGACGCACGGATCGAAGTCGCGATGGACGGCGGCGACATCACGTTCGGTGGCGGGGCAGAGATAACGACGCAGAACGACAACGCGAGCCAGTTCCTCGTCTACACCATGCCGAGCGCCCGGATCAACACCAACGGTGGCGCCTCGATCACCGGCGTCCTGTACGGCGCGGACGGTTCCGGCGGGGGCACGGATTACCAGCTCACGAACCAGGTCGAACTGTTCGGTGCGATCGTCGGTGAATCGGACAGCATCAACACCGACGCGAAGATCCACTTCGACGAGACCCTGGAAGCCAGGACGGGCGTCGGCGGCGGTGGCGGCGGTGGCAGCGGCTCGCAGTCCGAGCGGGTCGGCTTCCTCCACGTCACGACGACCACAGTGACGGCCGACGACGCCTGA
- a CDS encoding DUF7287 family protein, producing MSDEARASRESESTNVTRPVRTESAGRGQTTLDFAIGTSLFLGIVLLVFLFVPGALDPFTQGAQAETVTADRVADDLAYGLLGSPREPGVLDRECTVAFFANESPGECRFEGATTHERLGLSDRRGVNVTVRGNVSGAPDGPNRLCWNGDDTRLAETDDGDCGSSDDVALTAGDPLTQTDTSTVTAVRTVSLFRTDVTILVEMW from the coding sequence GTGTCCGACGAAGCGCGTGCGTCGAGGGAGTCAGAATCAACGAATGTAACGCGGCCGGTCCGCACTGAGAGCGCCGGCCGCGGGCAGACGACGCTGGATTTCGCCATCGGGACGAGCCTGTTCCTGGGCATCGTGTTGCTGGTCTTCCTGTTCGTGCCCGGGGCGCTGGATCCGTTTACGCAGGGTGCCCAGGCGGAGACGGTGACGGCCGATCGCGTGGCCGACGACCTGGCCTACGGGCTCCTGGGGTCGCCGCGTGAGCCGGGCGTGCTCGACCGCGAGTGCACGGTCGCGTTCTTCGCCAACGAATCGCCCGGCGAGTGCCGGTTCGAGGGAGCGACGACCCACGAGCGGCTGGGGCTGTCGGACCGCAGGGGCGTCAACGTCACCGTCCGGGGGAACGTCTCGGGCGCACCGGACGGACCGAACCGGCTCTGCTGGAACGGGGACGACACCCGGCTCGCCGAGACCGACGACGGGGACTGCGGGTCGAGCGACGACGTCGCTCTGACGGCGGGCGATCCCCTGACGCAGACGGACACCTCGACGGTGACCGCCGTGCGAACCGTATCGCTGTTCCGAACGGACGTCACGATCCTGGTGGAGATGTGGTAA